The Cyanobacterium stanieri LEGE 03274 genome includes a region encoding these proteins:
- the argC gene encoding N-acetyl-gamma-glutamyl-phosphate reductase produces MTESQKVTVGIVGASGYGGVQLIKLLSEHPAIEIVYLGGDSSAGKEYADLYPHLGHLIKNKIEAIDLDEIASRCQVVFLGLPNGLACKFTPRLIEKGCKVLDLSADYRFTNLDTYSAWYKTERDDGAIASNAVYGLPELYRDQIKNSALIGCPGCYPTASLLALSPLIKQGLILPETIIIDAKSGTSGGGRQGKINLLLAEADNSLGAYGVAKHRHTPEIEQICSDLARSDVKVQFTPHLIPMVRGILSTVYATLRDPGLVTEDLITIYSAFYRSSPFVKVLPSGIYPQTKWACGTNLGYIGIEVDSRTGRVIVMSAIDNLIKGQAGQAVQCLNLMMGWAEDLGLPKLAFYP; encoded by the coding sequence ATGACTGAGTCGCAAAAGGTTACTGTGGGTATTGTGGGTGCTTCTGGTTATGGTGGAGTACAGTTAATTAAGTTATTATCGGAACATCCTGCCATTGAAATTGTTTATCTGGGGGGTGATAGTAGTGCGGGAAAAGAGTATGCTGATTTATATCCCCATTTAGGTCATTTAATTAAAAATAAAATCGAGGCTATTGATTTGGATGAAATAGCTTCCCGTTGTCAGGTAGTATTTTTAGGTTTACCTAACGGTTTAGCCTGTAAGTTTACCCCTAGGTTAATTGAGAAGGGTTGTAAGGTTTTGGATTTGTCAGCGGATTATCGTTTTACTAATCTTGACACTTACAGTGCATGGTATAAAACAGAAAGGGATGACGGTGCGATCGCCTCTAATGCCGTTTATGGCTTACCAGAATTATATCGAGATCAAATTAAAAATAGTGCTCTAATCGGTTGCCCAGGATGTTACCCCACCGCAAGTTTACTCGCCCTCTCCCCCCTCATCAAACAAGGATTAATCCTACCCGAAACCATCATCATTGATGCTAAATCAGGCACATCAGGAGGGGGCAGACAAGGAAAAATTAATCTTCTTCTCGCCGAAGCTGACAATTCATTAGGTGCTTATGGTGTAGCTAAACATAGACATACCCCCGAAATCGAACAAATTTGCTCCGATTTAGCCCGTAGTGATGTGAAAGTACAATTTACACCCCATTTAATTCCCATGGTAAGGGGCATTCTTTCCACAGTTTACGCCACTTTACGAGATCCAGGATTAGTCACAGAGGATTTAATAACCATCTACAGCGCTTTTTATCGTTCATCTCCCTTTGTCAAAGTCTTACCCAGCGGTATTTATCCCCAAACTAAATGGGCTTGTGGTACTAATTTAGGTTATATTGGCATCGAGGTTGATTCGCGCACAGGTAGAGTTATTGTTATGTCTGCCATCGATAATTTAATCAAAGGACAAGCCGGACAAGCGGTTCAATGTTTAAATTTGATGATGGGGTGGGCAGAAGATTTAGGCTTACCAAAACTCGCTTTTTATCCTTAA
- a CDS encoding aminotransferase class IV gives MFFFDGQLMEGDVISLPVNDLGLLYGATVFTTLRVYDRSLDHPLTNWDAHCDRTYHSIKIFDWIMPNWQRIKKEAQYLTNYYPVLRVTVFPDGKELILGRSLPDNLQEKQQSGISAKVIIDHHNNRSLPNHKTGNYLTPFLSLNKAKKDGFQEAILTDNNGNWLETSTGNLWGYVDGDWFTPLISEGILPGIARNVIIRNANFSVKENVWNPYFIEKLEAIAHSNSVIEVVPFHTINVNEKILNFDPYHPAIQQLKNVFMNLI, from the coding sequence GTGTTTTTTTTTGATGGTCAATTAATGGAAGGGGATGTTATTTCTTTGCCTGTCAATGATTTGGGGTTGTTGTATGGGGCTACGGTTTTTACTACTTTGAGGGTTTATGATCGGAGTTTGGATCATCCTTTAACTAATTGGGATGCCCATTGCGATCGCACTTACCATAGTATCAAAATCTTTGATTGGATTATGCCTAACTGGCAGAGAATCAAGAAGGAAGCTCAATATTTAACAAATTATTATCCTGTTTTACGAGTTACTGTTTTTCCCGATGGTAAGGAGTTAATTTTGGGCAGATCATTGCCTGACAATTTACAAGAGAAACAACAATCAGGAATTTCAGCGAAGGTAATCATTGATCATCATAATAATCGCTCTTTACCTAATCATAAAACTGGTAATTATTTGACTCCGTTTTTAAGTCTAAATAAGGCTAAAAAAGATGGTTTTCAAGAAGCTATTTTAACTGATAATAATGGCAATTGGTTGGAAACAAGTACGGGTAATTTGTGGGGATATGTGGACGGAGATTGGTTTACGCCATTAATATCTGAAGGGATTTTGCCTGGTATTGCTAGAAATGTTATTATTAGAAATGCTAATTTCTCTGTGAAAGAAAATGTGTGGAATCCCTATTTTATTGAAAAATTAGAGGCGATCGCCCATAGTAATAGTGTAATAGAAGTAGTACCTTTTCACACTATTAATGTTAATGAAAAAATACTCAATTTTGACCCTTATCACCCAGCCATACAACAATTAAAGAACGTTTTTATGAACCTGATATAA
- a CDS encoding serine/threonine-protein kinase, giving the protein MIVSYCVNPSCPEPENHPNLKQCKACGSYLVLNDRYRALRKIGKGGFGSTFLGIDLRLPGNPYCVIKQLRPNAEDPDTFNMALDLFEREAKTLGKIDHPQIPRLLDYFEDQKKFYLVQTLAKGITLQKEIQRHGVFSENATKRFLVEILPVLKYIHSLKMIHRDIKPANIIRREQDGKLVLIDFGAVKDQVNTQLAASNYGNTAFTQFAVGTMGFAPPEQLAMRPVYSSDIYALGSTCLFLLTGKAPKDLSCDEVTGELLWEQEVKVSPNFAKILGQMLEVDLRNRYRMVDEVINDLDMMPYDIELQQGLFTNPKKVEGKPKEHDHDHGDSESRSTSASRLAMAIRARKARQGKVKSVLPTKISPETLLSSFAMGRDDFSNECFNGFNLNGASLPRVNFNHAKFIKTNLEEANLEGSNFYHADFSRARLAGVNLRKAHLLKAELQYADLRNANLAGANLEGANLYKANLCGANLTDASLDEMQLQGAETNWATVFPDGKKRLW; this is encoded by the coding sequence ATGATTGTAAGCTATTGTGTGAACCCTTCCTGTCCCGAACCAGAAAATCATCCCAACCTCAAACAATGTAAGGCTTGTGGTAGTTATTTAGTCTTAAATGATCGTTATCGTGCTTTGAGAAAAATTGGTAAAGGTGGTTTTGGTTCAACCTTTTTGGGCATAGATTTACGTTTGCCTGGTAATCCTTATTGTGTGATTAAACAATTGCGTCCTAATGCTGAAGATCCTGATACCTTTAATATGGCATTGGATTTATTTGAAAGGGAGGCAAAAACCCTCGGTAAAATAGATCATCCTCAAATTCCCCGTCTTCTTGATTATTTCGAGGATCAAAAAAAATTTTATTTGGTACAAACCCTTGCCAAAGGTATTACCCTACAAAAAGAAATACAAAGGCATGGGGTTTTTAGCGAAAACGCTACAAAACGTTTTTTAGTGGAAATATTACCTGTTCTTAAATATATTCATTCCCTCAAAATGATTCACCGAGACATAAAACCAGCTAACATTATTCGCCGAGAGCAAGATGGTAAGTTAGTTTTAATTGATTTTGGAGCGGTAAAAGATCAAGTAAATACTCAGTTGGCCGCTAGTAATTATGGTAATACGGCTTTTACTCAATTTGCGGTGGGTACGATGGGTTTTGCACCTCCTGAACAATTAGCTATGCGTCCTGTTTATTCTAGTGATATTTATGCCCTTGGTTCTACTTGTTTATTTTTGTTGACGGGGAAAGCTCCTAAGGATTTATCCTGTGATGAGGTGACGGGGGAACTTTTGTGGGAGCAGGAAGTTAAGGTAAGTCCGAATTTTGCGAAAATCCTTGGCCAAATGTTGGAGGTGGATTTACGTAATCGTTATCGGATGGTGGATGAGGTAATTAATGATTTGGATATGATGCCCTATGATATTGAATTGCAACAGGGGTTATTTACTAATCCTAAAAAGGTTGAAGGGAAGCCGAAGGAGCATGATCACGATCATGGAGATAGTGAAAGTCGTTCTACGAGTGCTTCTCGTTTGGCCATGGCAATTCGGGCGAGAAAAGCTCGTCAGGGTAAGGTAAAATCTGTGTTACCGACGAAGATTAGTCCTGAAACTTTGTTAAGTTCTTTTGCTATGGGGCGTGATGATTTTAGTAATGAGTGTTTTAATGGTTTTAATCTTAATGGGGCTAGTTTACCTCGGGTAAATTTTAATCATGCTAAGTTTATTAAAACTAATTTGGAGGAGGCTAATTTAGAGGGTTCTAATTTTTACCATGCTGATTTTAGTCGGGCAAGGTTAGCTGGGGTTAATTTGAGGAAGGCTCATTTACTCAAGGCTGAGTTGCAGTATGCTGATTTACGTAATGCTAATTTGGCGGGGGCTAATTTGGAGGGAGCTAATCTTTATAAGGCGAATTTATGTGGTGCTAATTTGACTGATGCTTCGTTGGATGAGATGCAGTTACAGGGGGCGGAAACTAATTGGGCTACGGTTTTTCCTGATGGTAAGAAGCGTTTATGGTAG
- a CDS encoding PspA/IM30 family protein has product MGIFERLGRVVKANVNDLIDKAEDPEKVLEQSIREMSEDLIKMRQAVAQAIASQKRTEQQYQKNQAEANKWQQRAQLALSKGDEGLAREALVRKKSFADVATTLKTQLDSQSAQVDGLRRNLVTLESKISEAKTKKDMLKARYSAAKANQQLQSTISNINTSSASAAFERMEDKVLQMEAVSESAGELAGVGEESRWAALEGGSDVDDELASLKLQMSGGSEPSAALPEGQPQDSHVASSGSNSAVDDDLEELRRQLNS; this is encoded by the coding sequence ATGGGAATATTTGAGCGCCTTGGAAGAGTTGTAAAAGCTAACGTCAACGATCTCATCGATAAAGCCGAAGATCCTGAAAAAGTCTTAGAACAAAGTATTCGGGAGATGAGTGAAGACTTGATAAAAATGCGTCAAGCAGTGGCACAGGCGATCGCATCTCAAAAAAGGACAGAACAACAATATCAAAAAAATCAAGCTGAAGCCAATAAATGGCAGCAAAGAGCCCAATTAGCCTTGAGTAAAGGGGATGAAGGCTTAGCAAGAGAAGCGTTAGTACGCAAAAAATCCTTTGCAGATGTAGCGACAACCTTAAAAACTCAGCTAGACTCTCAAAGCGCTCAGGTAGATGGGTTAAGAAGAAATCTAGTAACTTTAGAAAGTAAAATTTCTGAGGCAAAAACCAAAAAAGATATGCTCAAAGCCCGTTACAGCGCGGCTAAGGCAAACCAACAACTACAAAGTACCATCAGTAATATTAATACAAGCTCTGCTAGTGCCGCTTTTGAGCGCATGGAAGATAAGGTATTACAAATGGAAGCCGTTTCGGAATCCGCTGGGGAATTAGCTGGAGTGGGAGAAGAATCCCGTTGGGCAGCTTTAGAGGGAGGATCTGATGTTGACGATGAATTAGCTTCTCTCAAACTACAAATGTCTGGAGGTTCAGAACCTAGCGCGGCTTTACCTGAAGGTCAGCCTCAAGATAGCCATGTGGCTTCTAGTGGTTCTAACAGTGCGGTGGATGATGATTTAGAAGAATTACGCCGTCAACTCAATTCTTAG
- a CDS encoding linear amide C-N hydrolase: MVLSLFDNWINNFDLAKTLALSTLVLNLCQLPVLACTRAVYMGQEDLVITGRTMDWLTQMDSNLWAFPRGIERNGLAGDKSMRWTSKYGSVGVSVWDIGIADGMNEMGLVANMLYLTETEFPTPSADDSRKAISLSLWVQYMLDNFATVEEAVRAMEKDEFYVIPMQSPDGKEGTVHLSISDATGDSAIFEYIEGKLEIHHSSDYQVMTNSPPFEQQRALNAYWQNIGGTTMLPGTNRPSDRFVRASFYINAIPKTADAIQGIANVFSVMRNASVPLGISTPERPEISSTIWRTVADQKNRRYFFESTHQPNVFWVDMANLDLSAGSPSQKLTLTDGKHFSGDTSELFEPTEMMQFLPASP; this comes from the coding sequence ATGGTTTTATCACTTTTTGATAACTGGATCAATAACTTTGACTTAGCCAAAACCCTCGCCCTATCAACATTGGTATTAAATTTATGCCAACTTCCCGTCCTCGCCTGTACTAGAGCCGTATATATGGGACAAGAAGATTTAGTAATCACAGGGCGTACCATGGATTGGCTTACTCAGATGGATAGTAATCTGTGGGCATTTCCAAGGGGTATAGAAAGAAATGGCCTCGCAGGGGATAAGTCGATGAGATGGACATCAAAATATGGTAGTGTTGGCGTTAGTGTGTGGGACATAGGTATCGCTGATGGCATGAATGAAATGGGTTTAGTAGCTAATATGCTTTACCTTACCGAGACAGAGTTTCCCACCCCAAGTGCTGATGACTCCCGTAAAGCCATATCCTTATCCCTATGGGTGCAATATATGCTAGATAACTTTGCCACCGTAGAAGAAGCCGTTAGGGCCATGGAAAAGGATGAATTTTATGTTATTCCCATGCAATCTCCCGATGGTAAAGAAGGAACTGTTCATCTTTCTATCTCTGATGCCACAGGGGATTCGGCTATATTTGAATATATTGAAGGTAAACTAGAGATCCATCATAGCTCAGATTATCAGGTGATGACCAATTCTCCTCCCTTTGAGCAACAACGAGCATTAAATGCTTATTGGCAAAATATTGGTGGTACAACCATGTTACCAGGAACTAATCGCCCGAGCGATCGCTTCGTACGAGCTTCCTTTTACATTAATGCTATTCCTAAAACCGCCGATGCCATACAAGGCATTGCCAATGTTTTTTCCGTGATGCGCAATGCGTCCGTACCATTGGGAATATCTACCCCCGAGCGCCCCGAAATCTCCTCCACCATTTGGCGTACCGTAGCAGATCAAAAAAATCGTCGTTATTTCTTTGAATCCACCCATCAGCCTAATGTTTTTTGGGTAGATATGGCTAACTTAGACTTATCAGCGGGAAGTCCAAGCCAAAAATTAACTCTCACCGACGGTAAACATTTTTCAGGGGATACATCAGAATTATTTGAACCCACTGAAATGATGCAGTTTTTACCAGCTTCCCCATAA
- a CDS encoding mechanosensitive ion channel family protein, translating into MVKGIGKSLILAQTQMAEDVSQDLVTEFTFEKIIYALIALFFAYGAVFLIQKITNWIAERVPRRYRLLTKQSLPFWKGLILIITIAYLVRLFFNLSESNLLALTGSIAVAVGFAFKDYISSIIAGVVALFESPYRVGDRIQIGDHYGEVVSYGLRGIQIQTPDDNTVTIPHNKAWTEAISNSNGGNLEAQVATEFFFEHDADDETIINILYQAAYCSKYTQLKLPIRVLMKEEEWGTKFKLRCYPMDARDEFPYQTDLIRRAKKAFARHNIAYLKRFSDFE; encoded by the coding sequence ATGGTAAAGGGTATAGGAAAATCTTTAATCTTGGCACAGACTCAAATGGCGGAGGATGTTTCTCAAGATTTAGTCACAGAATTTACCTTTGAAAAAATAATTTATGCTCTTATTGCCTTATTTTTTGCCTATGGGGCTGTTTTTTTAATTCAAAAAATTACTAATTGGATTGCGGAAAGAGTACCTCGCCGTTATCGTTTGTTAACTAAGCAATCTTTACCTTTTTGGAAAGGATTAATTTTAATTATTACCATTGCCTATCTGGTAAGACTTTTTTTTAATCTTTCTGAATCCAATTTGTTGGCCTTGACAGGTAGTATTGCTGTGGCGGTGGGTTTTGCTTTCAAGGATTATATTAGCTCTATTATTGCTGGGGTGGTTGCCTTATTTGAAAGTCCTTATCGTGTGGGCGATCGCATCCAAATCGGTGATCATTATGGAGAGGTTGTCAGCTATGGCTTACGGGGAATTCAAATTCAAACTCCCGATGATAATACCGTTACCATACCCCATAATAAAGCATGGACAGAGGCTATCTCTAATTCTAATGGAGGTAATTTAGAAGCTCAGGTTGCCACGGAATTTTTCTTTGAACATGATGCCGATGATGAGACTATTATCAATATTCTTTATCAAGCTGCCTACTGTAGTAAATATACTCAACTTAAACTGCCTATTCGTGTTTTAATGAAGGAAGAAGAATGGGGAACAAAATTTAAACTACGTTGTTATCCCATGGATGCAAGGGATGAGTTTCCCTATCAAACAGACTTAATTCGTAGGGCAAAAAAAGCGTTTGCTCGTCATAACATTGCATACCTAAAAAGATTTTCTGATTTTGAATAG
- a CDS encoding YidH family protein, with protein sequence MSKLPKIDRQREHQANERTFLAWLRTSIALIGFGFALTRFGIFLRQLEISITRGSFSHNGLLNSENLGIALVILGILVIGVALYNYNRAFWQIEKGDYQPNRFMVFMTALLVVIVGFLSLAVMVRRNPLPVYNPPLPQDYLDNE encoded by the coding sequence ATGTCTAAGTTACCAAAAATTGACCGTCAAAGGGAACATCAAGCCAACGAGCGCACCTTTTTAGCATGGTTACGCACTTCCATTGCCCTTATCGGTTTTGGTTTTGCCCTCACTCGTTTTGGTATTTTTCTTAGACAACTCGAAATTTCCATAACAAGGGGGAGTTTTAGCCATAATGGCTTACTTAATTCAGAAAATTTGGGTATTGCCTTAGTGATATTAGGAATTTTAGTGATTGGGGTAGCCCTTTACAACTACAATCGAGCCTTTTGGCAAATTGAAAAAGGAGATTATCAACCTAATCGCTTTATGGTTTTTATGACTGCCCTTCTGGTGGTAATTGTTGGTTTTCTAAGTTTAGCGGTGATGGTGAGGCGTAATCCTTTACCTGTTTATAATCCACCTTTACCCCAAGATTATCTTGACAATGAATAG
- a CDS encoding trypsin-like peptidase domain-containing protein — MDSDNFTIGIIEGDSRGIVNDPSVFPFNSVVTVDSKFDGGGNANLIGSGVLITPNHVLTAAHLVYSFNNGIPSAVRTTPSAFQGSLNSRIIGNELDSLANVNGINYLVGFEQISHNPKGLIPFNQDIALLTTNDNPAPVAPEDMMGIVTFVDPASALGLNIRSAGFPGDGRTIENNTTMEKLNGRTLVESPQILDPENPNFGSIRRVGDRTINPKNNESIDLVRIIYFSFNIDVEGGQSGSPVWHILEGDNQPRILGLITGSVIQNPLDLAIDYGNSGILITTDIYNNITNQLKKDGWENLGNSLPENAMVGSENNDLIIGSFRRERIMAVGGDNLLFGGKGDDRLEGAEGIDLALFTESVENYQITLEDTDKGIVAIAPKQENSREGKDLLTNIELAMFGYDVSLPLTEQKDITFLPLTVEPNQEIINNLVSRFPHLSNINDLILPSLMYEPVLENKTSDVTDSLTNPADSATAQNHNNSLASLLNYFQLNVSGVEISSTNSIPWLETNQINSVFNIKDVGYQVLG, encoded by the coding sequence ATGGACAGTGATAATTTTACCATTGGCATTATTGAAGGGGATTCCCGTGGCATTGTCAATGATCCTAGTGTATTTCCTTTTAATTCTGTGGTCACGGTAGATAGTAAGTTTGATGGGGGGGGGAATGCTAATTTGATCGGTTCGGGGGTACTCATAACCCCTAATCATGTTCTCACTGCAGCTCATCTTGTTTATAGTTTTAATAATGGAATTCCTTCAGCGGTTAGAACTACTCCTAGTGCTTTTCAAGGGAGTTTGAATTCGAGAATCATTGGTAATGAATTAGATTCTTTGGCTAATGTTAATGGAATTAATTACTTAGTGGGTTTTGAGCAAATATCCCATAATCCTAAGGGTTTAATTCCTTTTAATCAAGATATTGCTTTACTGACTACCAATGATAATCCTGCGCCCGTTGCCCCTGAGGATATGATGGGCATAGTAACTTTTGTTGATCCTGCTTCGGCTTTGGGTTTAAATATTCGTAGTGCGGGTTTTCCGGGGGATGGCCGTACCATTGAAAATAATACTACCATGGAGAAATTAAATGGTCGGACTTTGGTGGAGTCTCCTCAAATTTTAGATCCTGAAAATCCTAATTTTGGTAGTATTCGTCGTGTGGGCGATCGCACCATAAACCCTAAAAATAATGAATCTATTGATTTGGTAAGAATTATTTATTTTTCTTTTAACATTGATGTGGAAGGTGGACAAAGTGGTAGCCCTGTATGGCATATTCTTGAGGGGGATAATCAACCTAGAATTTTAGGATTAATAACTGGCAGTGTAATTCAAAATCCCCTAGATTTAGCCATTGATTATGGCAATAGTGGTATTTTAATTACTACGGATATTTACAATAATATTACAAATCAATTAAAAAAAGATGGTTGGGAAAATTTAGGTAATAGCCTACCAGAAAATGCGATGGTTGGTTCAGAGAATAATGATTTAATTATTGGTTCGTTTCGTCGAGAAAGAATTATGGCGGTGGGGGGAGATAATCTTTTATTTGGTGGCAAGGGGGATGATAGATTGGAGGGGGCGGAAGGTATTGACTTGGCTTTGTTTACTGAGTCTGTGGAAAACTATCAGATTACCTTGGAAGATACCGATAAAGGCATAGTGGCGATCGCCCCTAAACAAGAAAATTCAAGGGAAGGTAAAGACTTACTCACTAACATTGAATTAGCTATGTTTGGTTACGATGTTAGTTTACCCTTAACAGAACAAAAAGATATAACTTTTTTACCCCTAACGGTTGAACCAAATCAGGAGATTATCAATAATCTTGTCTCTAGATTTCCCCATTTGAGCAATATTAACGATTTAATCTTACCTTCTCTAATGTATGAACCAGTCTTAGAAAATAAGACATCTGATGTAACGGATTCTTTAACTAACCCCGCAGATTCTGCCACAGCACAAAATCATAATAACTCTCTTGCCAGTTTACTAAATTATTTTCAATTAAATGTATCAGGGGTTGAAATTTCTTCCACAAATTCCATACCTTGGCTCGAAACAAATCAGATAAACTCCGTCTTCAATATTAAAGATGTCGGGTATCAGGTGTTAGGTTAG
- the trmD gene encoding tRNA (guanosine(37)-N1)-methyltransferase TrmD: MEINVITLFPDFFTSALDSSLLGRALKKDIARVNLVNPRDFTTDKHRTVDDVPYGGGVGMVLKPEPIFAAVESITPLLPREVIMLTPQGERMDQNLFKNLSSNYQQLILICGHYEGIDERVQHLVTREVSLGDFVLTGGEIPALTLIDGVVRLLPGTVGKKASLDQDSFEDGLLDYPHYTRPPVFRGWEVPEVLRSGNHGAIARWRYQKQLEATQKKRPDLLEKDNIES, from the coding sequence GTGGAAATAAACGTTATTACCCTTTTTCCTGATTTTTTTACTTCGGCACTCGATTCTAGTTTATTGGGTAGAGCTTTAAAAAAGGACATTGCGAGGGTAAATCTGGTTAATCCTCGAGATTTTACGACAGATAAACATCGTACGGTGGATGATGTACCCTATGGGGGCGGAGTGGGAATGGTTTTGAAGCCTGAGCCTATTTTTGCGGCGGTGGAGTCTATTACGCCTTTGTTGCCCCGTGAGGTAATTATGTTAACTCCTCAGGGTGAAAGGATGGACCAAAATTTGTTTAAAAATTTATCTAGCAATTATCAACAGTTGATTCTTATTTGCGGTCATTATGAGGGCATTGATGAGCGAGTACAACATTTGGTAACTAGGGAAGTTTCTCTGGGGGATTTTGTGTTGACGGGGGGAGAAATTCCCGCTCTAACTCTTATTGATGGGGTAGTCAGGCTTTTACCTGGTACGGTGGGGAAAAAGGCTTCTTTGGATCAAGATAGTTTTGAGGATGGTTTATTGGATTATCCTCATTACACTCGTCCTCCTGTATTTCGGGGGTGGGAAGTACCTGAGGTTTTACGTTCTGGGAATCATGGTGCGATCGCCCGTTGGCGTTATCAAAAACAGTTGGAGGCCACCCAAAAGAAACGTCCTGATTTACTGGAAAAAGATAATATTGAGTCTTGA
- a CDS encoding cyanophycinase, with protein MKQYQRSSVLIIGGAEDKVHGREILQTFWRCAGGNDAIIAIIPSASREPTIIGDRYLSIFRDMGVKDLKVLDVRDRIEGEDKYYQEYVEQCTAVFMTGGDQLRLCGLLADTPLMERIRQRVKLGEITLGGTSAGAAVMGHHMIAGGSSGESPNRALVDMAMGLGFIPEIIVDQHFHNRNRMARLLSALSNHPERIGIGIDEDTCALFTPDDHLEVVGKGTVTIIDAQAMSYTNQGKVSAESPLALHNLRIHILCHGDRYNRKAHQPTAALDN; from the coding sequence ATGAAGCAATATCAAAGAAGTTCAGTACTAATAATTGGAGGCGCAGAAGATAAAGTACATGGACGAGAAATTTTACAAACCTTTTGGCGTTGTGCAGGGGGCAACGATGCCATTATTGCCATAATCCCCTCCGCTTCACGAGAACCTACCATTATAGGCGATCGCTACCTAAGCATTTTCCGTGATATGGGAGTCAAAGATTTAAAAGTATTGGATGTGCGCGATCGCATCGAAGGAGAAGACAAATACTACCAAGAATATGTAGAACAATGTACCGCCGTATTCATGACAGGAGGAGATCAACTCAGACTCTGTGGTTTACTTGCTGATACTCCCCTCATGGAACGTATTCGCCAACGGGTAAAGTTAGGAGAAATCACCCTCGGAGGCACTAGCGCAGGCGCCGCCGTTATGGGACATCACATGATAGCAGGGGGGAGCAGTGGAGAATCTCCCAATCGAGCCTTAGTGGATATGGCCATGGGACTAGGTTTCATTCCCGAAATTATCGTTGACCAACATTTCCATAACCGTAACCGTATGGCAAGACTATTAAGCGCCCTTTCCAACCATCCCGAAAGAATCGGTATCGGCATCGATGAAGACACCTGCGCCCTATTTACCCCCGATGATCATTTAGAAGTTGTCGGCAAAGGTACAGTGACCATCATTGACGCCCAAGCCATGAGTTACACCAATCAAGGAAAGGTAAGCGCCGAATCCCCCCTTGCCCTTCATAACCTAAGAATTCATATACTATGCCATGGCGATCGTTATAACCGTAAAGCTCATCAACCCACCGCAGCCCTCGATAATTAA